From Pseudoramibacter sp.:
TGGCTGCCTGTTTCTTCGTCTTCAAGAAGCATACGGCCGCGTCTTCGGCAAAATCTAAAAGCACCGCCACCCAAAGTCAGTCGGCCGATGATTCCAGCACGGCCAGCGACCAAGATCAAATGATCGACGCTGGGGAAAGCTCTGTTTATACCACAGGGCCGAAGGCCGTTTTGGAACGGTATATCCGGCATTGGGGGACAGCGGTCTCTGAAGGGGACTACAGTCTGGTCGGGGATTATATTTTAGCAAATTCACAAATGGAAAATGCCCAGGAGAACTTTATTGCCGATCATCAAGATGCGTATCTTCACGAAGAATTTGTGCAGGCGCAGATCTTAGAGAGCAAGCAAATCAATCAAAGTGAGTATCAGTTCACGACGACCGAAACCTACGATGTGGATACTGAAGATTATTCCGACAGAAGGATTACCCAGCAAGTGCAGTACACGGCGGTGAAAACCTCTGACGGAGAATGGCTGCTCTCGACCGTGAAAAAACTGTCAGGCGACAGAATCGATTAAAAGAAAACAGCAAAACAAAAAGGCGAGCTTACATTACAAGGCCCGCTTTTTTAGTCAAA
This genomic window contains:
- a CDS encoding zinc ribbon domain-containing protein, yielding MKICSKCGHENEDGAVFCKNCGEPLNQPINRNAQEADDPQKSNSNKILIVVVAVAAAAAVALAACFFVFKKHTAASSAKSKSTATQSQSADDSSTASDQDQMIDAGESSVYTTGPKAVLERYIRHWGTAVSEGDYSLVGDYILANSQMENAQENFIADHQDAYLHEEFVQAQILESKQINQSEYQFTTTETYDVDTEDYSDRRITQQVQYTAVKTSDGEWLLSTVKKLSGDRID